Genomic DNA from Fimbriimonas ginsengisoli Gsoil 348:
CACTGCGGTCGCCGCCGTGGCGGTGAAGAATACGGCGCGAAGGAACGGGCTGCGGCTGAGCTCCAAGGCGGTATCCCAGCTCGGATCGAGGCGAACGTACCACGCAATATAGCCAAGCACCGCCACCACGACGACGGTCAGCGTCACATTGATGATCTTCTTGTTTCGGTCGCTCGCCTCGTCGCTTCGGTTGATGAAAAGGCTGAGGGCGTAGCCGATGCAGACCCAGCAGAGCGCCATCAAGAGATACGAGATGGAGAAAAGTCTTCCGGCGAGCGCCCCCTCCTGGGGGAAGTGCCGGAAGATCCGGTCATAACCGGCCAGCGCCCGGCGGCTGGCGAGGATCGCCAGGAAGAGCGGGATGAGCAAGGTGATCAGGTAATCGCGGACGATCCGGAAAACCAAAACCGTCCGCGGGTTGACCGGCGTGGCGAACAGAACATCCACATCCGAGGCCCGGAATCCGCCACGCGGATTGAACGAGCTGCTTAGCAGCAGGAGGGACAGGAACGCCAAGATCCCAAAGACGACCCCTTGAACCACATCGGGACGGAACTCCAGCATTGCCTGCGGCTGGGCGAAGCCACCCGGTATTCGCCGGGAGTCCGGCGAAAGGGTCTGGAAAAACGTCATAAAGTAGTAGCCGAAGAACACCAACAGTCCGATCAGCCGCTGTGGCGAGCTGACGGCTCGGCGGATGCCGTTCACGAACGACCGCACGGTTAAAAAGAGAAGCGGCTTCACTTCTCCTCGGTGAGCGTCAGGAAGATGTCTTCCAGACTCTGCCCCTCGCCATGAGTTAGCGTTCGGATCTCGTCCACCGTTCCTTCGACCAGCTTCTTGCCTCGGGCGACGATGATGACCCGGTCGCACAGTTTCTCGGCGGTGTCGAGGAGATGAGTGGAGATGAGGATGGCGGCGCCGGCGTTTCTCGCGCGCACGATCTCATCTTTCAGCTCCTTGGCGCCGGCCGGGTCGATTCCTATCAGCGGTTCGTCGAACAGCATGACGTTGGCGTCGTGGATCAGCGCGCACGCCACGGAGAGCTTCTGCCGCATCCCTTTGCTGAGGGTCGCCACGAGCTGGTCTTTCTTCTCGATCAGGTCGTACCGGTCGAGCAGCTCATTGCCGTTGCGTTCGTAGACGTCGAGCGTGTTGAAGCACATGGCCACGAACTTTAGATGCTCGTCGACGGTGAGCAGCTCATACAGGCTTGGAACCTCGGGCACGAAGGCGAGGGCGGCTTTGGCCCTTGCTTGATCGGTCACCACGTCGTGGCCGTTTATCAAAATTCGCCCGTCGGTTGGCCGAAGAATCCCGGCGACGCAACGGAGAGCGGTCGTCTTGCCGGCCCCGTTCGGGCCGAGTAGCCCAACGATTTCCCCGGGGCTGATGGTGAACGACAGCTCGTCTACCGCACGGAATTTTTTGTACTGCTTCACCAGCCGGTCGACTTGGAGCATTCGAGCCAGGATACCGGATGGGTTAACGGTTAACGTCCTGCCTAGCGCAACACGTTAAAGAGCACCTGCGCGACAAGGATCTTGAAGATCGTTGCGAGGGGGAAGATCGTTGCGTACCGGGCGTTCGGCAGGTCGTTGCCGGTGCGGTCGACGGCGAACGCCAGATTCACCGGCTGGGTTTGGGCGCCAGCGTAGATACCGTAGAGGAGGTTCAGGGGGATCTTTAGCAGCTTGTATCCCACTACCATCATTACCAGGCCGGAGCCCAACGTCATCGCGGCGCCGCTGGTGAAAACATTCAAGCCGTGGCCACCGGCCAGTGTGCTGTAAAAGTCGTACCCGGCTCTCGTACCGATTCCGGCGGCGAACAGAAGCAAGCCGAGTTGGCGCAGCGTGAGGTTGGCGGTGTAGGGAAGGTTCCACACCAGAGGTCCCGTCCTCTCGAGGCGGCCGAGCAGAAGCGCAACCACCAGCGGTCCTCCTGCGAAGCCGAGCCGGAAGGTAATCCCGCCAGGCAGCGGAATCGGAAGCAGCCCCAACATCAGGCCGAGCGCGATGCCGATGCAAAGGGTTCGGAAATCGACGTCGGCAAGCGCTCGATACGAATCGCCAAAGATCCGCTCGACCGCCCCCATCTCGTCCCGCCTCGCCAACACGCGCACTCGGTCTCCCAATTCCAAAATTGTGTCGCCCGATGGGATCAGATCGATATCTCCTCGGCCCACCCGCGTGATCACCGCCTGATGGAGCTGAGGCAGAGCAAGTTGACTAAGGGGCCGCCCGGCAACCGATGGGTTGGAGACGAACATCCGCCGCACATCGAATTCAGTTCGGTCGAGGTGCACCTCCTCGTCGCTAATTTGGCCCAAGAATTCGGTAAGGGTATCGAGCTCCGCTTCCGGCCCGGTGGTTGCAATCCGGTCGCCGAGCTGAATCTTCAGATCGCCGCTCGCAAGCAGAACCTCGCTTGACCGAAGAACCCGTCCGAACACCACATCGCGAGCCTGTT
This window encodes:
- a CDS encoding ABC transporter ATP-binding protein → MLQVDRLVKQYKKFRAVDELSFTISPGEIVGLLGPNGAGKTTALRCVAGILRPTDGRILINGHDVVTDQARAKAALAFVPEVPSLYELLTVDEHLKFVAMCFNTLDVYERNGNELLDRYDLIEKKDQLVATLSKGMRQKLSVACALIHDANVMLFDEPLIGIDPAGAKELKDEIVRARNAGAAILISTHLLDTAEKLCDRVIIVARGKKLVEGTVDEIRTLTHGEGQSLEDIFLTLTEEK
- a CDS encoding aspartate:alanine exchanger family transporter — translated: MEFVVRLLGENPLLLLFAVCAIGYPLGRMRIRGVSLGTASVLFVGIAIGAVDPRLKLPDVVYLFGLTLFIYTIGLNSAAGFFKGFDRRGIRDTALALGVLALAGVADYLLARAANMAGATGSAMYSGAFTNASGLAGVVESVKAAGGTGKALAEPVVGYSLAYPIGIFGPIMVMLLAQRLFGVDLQKEALTVSSYRRSIQKIEVRTIEVTNPAAAGMSVVELTAKQARDVVFGRVLRSSEVLLASGDLKIQLGDRIATTGPEAELDTLTEFLGQISDEEVHLDRTEFDVRRMFVSNPSVAGRPLSQLALPQLHQAVITRVGRGDIDLIPSGDTILELGDRVRVLARRDEMGAVERIFGDSYRALADVDFRTLCIGIALGLMLGLLPIPLPGGITFRLGFAGGPLVVALLLGRLERTGPLVWNLPYTANLTLRQLGLLLFAAGIGTRAGYDFYSTLAGGHGLNVFTSGAAMTLGSGLVMMVVGYKLLKIPLNLLYGIYAGAQTQPVNLAFAVDRTGNDLPNARYATIFPLATIFKILVAQVLFNVLR